CTTTTTGGGCATATTCAGGTCCAGAAAAATTACATCCGGCGTTGGCGGTATTTTATTTTCTAAAATATCCATCAATTCTACTCCGTCATTAGCTGTACGAAGTTCAGTAGTATCACATACTTCCCTCAAAGCGTCTTCAAACAAAAGGCAGTCGTCTTCGTCATCATCGACCAGGAAAATGTATTTTCTTTCAATTTTATTCATACCTGATCAATTTTCACATTAAGTTGCAAGCGGCAGACTACCTCCCGTCTCTGAATATTAAATCTAATTCTTAAAAATCAGAAAGTCAAAAGTGTTAATCCCAAATCAAATATCACACTTTTGATATATTTTTAACGATCCTGAAAATATATTATTTCACCAAAAATATAATCTTCTGACTTTAAGTACATTATCAATATTCACCAGCATTAAGTTCTTTTTTCTTTTTAGCCTGATGTAAACGATAATTCAACGTCAGGTTGATTTGTCTCAATCTTCCCTGAGAACTTGTGGTTGCATAATAATTTGAACCTTCCAGAATTGACCGGTATTTACGGGAATTAAAAACATCGGTGACGCTCAAAACCAGTGTACCGTTATTTTTGAAAACATCTCGGCTCGCTGCCAAATCCAGCGTTGCCAAAGCCTTACGTTTTCCCTGCGGAGTTTGTTGGGGCGCTTCATAATTGGCTCGCAATTGCAGATCGGTATTTTTCCATAATGTAAAACGGGAAGTGGTTCTGGCAAACCAGCTGTATGTGTCACTTTGAAATTCGGAATCAACACCCTGACCGTTCGTAATAGCACGGAAAAAGTTTAAACTTCCATCCAGTTTCCACCATTGGTATAAGGTATAAGAACCTGTAAATTCAGCGCCATAAGAATTTTCTGTCCCCAGATTTTCGGGTCTGGTATAAGAATCTCCATTCTCTTCAACACGACGGATACTGATAATTTTCCCGTTGGTATGGCGATAATAAACCGAAGAACTGATCGAACCTTTTTCCACATATTTGATATGACCAATTTCAAAAGCATTGGTAAATTCAGGATTCAGATCCGGATTTCCACTGAAATAATTCCGGTTGTCGCTATATGTCATAAAAGGACTCAAATCATTATACTGCGGCCTGCGGACACGACGACTAAAACTCAATTGAAGTGCATTTTGCCGTGGCAAATCATAACTCACGTGGACACTTGGAAATAAATTGGCATAAGTTCTTTTATTGACGTCATTGGTTTGTTTCAAAGTCGTTGTCACGCCTGTCCATTCTGCACGCAATCCAGCCTGATAGGAAAGCTTTTTCGTTTTATTTCCTACAATTCCATAAGCCGCATTGATTCTTTCTTCGTATAAAAAGTCGTTGGTAAGACCGGGAATCGGACTAAAACTACCGTCGTCATTTTGTTGGGTTACGGTATAATCATTCGTCATATTCCGTGTGCTGCTTCTTCCGCCTGCTTCAAATTTCCCTTCCTTTCCAAACGGATGGACGTAATCAACCTGTGCTAAAAACTGCTTTTCTGTTTCATAATTCACGGCGCGCTGTAAGGTCGATGGAATATCGGATGCGCTTCCGTCCGGTTTAAAATTGGTCTGTTTGTAGTATTGATCCGAATCTTCCCAGTTGTCCAAATATCTGAAATCTGCCGTCAGTTCCTGTCCTTTTCTTTTGAACGTTTTTTTATAGGTTAATGCGTATTCAGAATTTGGCTCGGTTTCTGTTTCGTCCTGCGTTCTGTTTGTTGTGCTTACCAAATTATTCAGATTTGACAGATAGTCACGGTAATCAATATTTGAAAAGCGTTTTCCTTTGCTCAGACGATAGGTGTAAGATCCGGTTAAAACATTTTTGTCATTTAAATAATAGTCAATTCCGGCACGGGCGCTGTTATTCTGGCCTTTTAACCGACTGGTCATGTATTTTTCTGTAATAAATGTCGAGTCGTTGCGGTACAATTCCTGATAAAGTGAATTTTTGCCAGGTGTATTTCTGTATGAAACCGTATAATTGACAAAGAAATTCAGGTTTTTACGACGATAATTTACGTTAGCCGCTGCGCCGAAATTCGTTGGATTTCCGGTAATAATATCAAAAGAACCGTTGAAACCTTCTTTTCTTTCCTTTTTCAAAACGATATTAATAATTCCGCCCATTCCTTCGGCTTCATACCGCGCAGATGGATTTGTAATTATTTCAACACGTTCGATCATACTCCCCTGCAAAGACTGCAAACCACTT
The nucleotide sequence above comes from Dyadobacter subterraneus. Encoded proteins:
- a CDS encoding TonB-dependent receptor domain-containing protein yields the protein MRTPLQAISGSAKRLITVIWEDYVCGVKSAPVFLLFLFLFFNSAFGQTGGKFSVTGKVTDTQNNSGLSYASVRLFKTSDSTFVTGAITNETGEFSIEINTGSYYALTEFIGYNARKTSSVNVTSQNSPLNIGTIKLNPSAKTLDEVVVQGEKSTMELTLDKKIFNVGKDLANAGGTGVDILTNIPSVAVDVDGNVSLRGSNNVRILIDGKPSGLVSLKGGSGLQSLQGSMIERVEIITNPSARYEAEGMGGIINIVLKKERKEGFNGSFDIITGNPTNFGAAANVNYRRKNLNFFVNYTVSYRNTPGKNSLYQELYRNDSTFITEKYMTSRLKGQNNSARAGIDYYLNDKNVLTGSYTYRLSKGKRFSNIDYRDYLSNLNNLVSTTNRTQDETETEPNSEYALTYKKTFKRKGQELTADFRYLDNWEDSDQYYKQTNFKPDGSASDIPSTLQRAVNYETEKQFLAQVDYVHPFGKEGKFEAGGRSSTRNMTNDYTVTQQNDDGSFSPIPGLTNDFLYEERINAAYGIVGNKTKKLSYQAGLRAEWTGVTTTLKQTNDVNKRTYANLFPSVHVSYDLPRQNALQLSFSRRVRRPQYNDLSPFMTYSDNRNYFSGNPDLNPEFTNAFEIGHIKYVEKGSISSSVYYRHTNGKIISIRRVEENGDSYTRPENLGTENSYGAEFTGSYTLYQWWKLDGSLNFFRAITNGQGVDSEFQSDTYSWFARTTSRFTLWKNTDLQLRANYEAPQQTPQGKRKALATLDLAASRDVFKNNGTLVLSVTDVFNSRKYRSILEGSNYYATTSSQGRLRQINLTLNYRLHQAKKKKELNAGEY